In a single window of the Oceanispirochaeta sp. M1 genome:
- a CDS encoding helix-turn-helix transcriptional regulator produces MTNSQRMLDNAVNFMEKNYTDPKISMESVCDEMGMSISYLSLLFKKEKQTTFVKYLTMIRLEKAKDLLGLTSEKIIDIAGKCGYNEVYYFSHSFKKYTGVSPKKYREEINVS; encoded by the coding sequence ATGACCAATTCTCAACGTATGCTGGATAATGCAGTGAACTTTATGGAGAAGAATTATACTGACCCAAAGATTTCCATGGAGTCGGTGTGTGATGAGATGGGAATGTCCATCTCTTATCTGAGTCTTCTGTTCAAGAAAGAGAAGCAGACTACCTTTGTAAAATACCTCACAATGATTCGTCTTGAGAAGGCAAAAGATCTTTTGGGACTGACCAGTGAGAAAATTATCGATATAGCAGGTAAGTGCGGTTATAATGAAGTGTATTACTTCAGTCACAGTTTTAAAAAATATACGGGAGTATCCCCCAAGAAGTATCGTGAAGAAATCAACGTATCCTGA
- a CDS encoding sensor histidine kinase, translating to MKKSTYPDLSIGQSILISTLAIVTIVLIITGLLFYSTFASRTDELIVSQSREINKQIVLNYESYINSIIETANYIQSSSLNLDLKDSFRHLQDIYILNRDSKRDVVSIYLFDSYGEILLGGSSRRNRHIEAEMELWFQSALKDEGIFHFSPPYILSALDNEEVISVSKLVDYLDGGVQRKGVLLLELNFRTITDLAEKTNLGIGGHILILDDEDSLIYSSTKEQSMASESLSLAQQKNLGGFKAEINSLGMYGNINTLSQTRWRIVSISNIDDISRAQDQMFLILFLILFGSICVTTIVAILISRRISRPLNILKKSMLLIEKGDFYNRVEVSGQKEIVQLANSFNSMIDEIRSLMDRVVDEQREKRKTELVALQNQINPHFLYNTLDSIVWLAENEKSEDVITTVVALARFFRISISKGKNFISVRDEISHIRNYLTIQKIRYTGKFEYVVEIDKEIYDYQVMKLILQPLVENAIYHGVGEETGLITIRGHKQGQFLVFEVENSGYGIPEEKINQLYRILAGDEEGHSVGLRNVYQRLKLYYGDDADLIISSELDEMTNIKLMIPAGLHNGTDNENKK from the coding sequence GTGAAGAAATCAACGTATCCTGACCTGTCCATCGGACAAAGCATACTTATTTCAACTCTAGCTATTGTTACAATCGTCCTGATTATAACAGGGCTACTTTTTTATTCGACTTTTGCATCCCGGACAGATGAACTCATAGTAAGCCAGTCCCGGGAAATCAATAAACAAATTGTTCTCAACTACGAGAGTTATATCAATTCTATTATTGAGACAGCTAATTATATTCAGTCTTCGTCATTGAACCTGGACTTGAAGGATTCTTTTCGCCATCTGCAGGATATCTATATTCTGAACAGGGACAGCAAGAGAGATGTGGTCTCCATATATCTTTTTGATTCCTATGGGGAAATTCTTCTTGGCGGGTCCAGCCGCAGAAACCGTCATATTGAAGCAGAAATGGAACTCTGGTTTCAAAGTGCTTTGAAGGATGAGGGCATCTTCCATTTTTCGCCTCCCTATATACTGAGTGCACTGGATAATGAAGAGGTTATTTCAGTCTCCAAGTTGGTGGATTATCTTGATGGCGGTGTGCAGAGAAAGGGAGTTCTATTACTTGAATTGAATTTCAGAACAATTACGGACCTGGCAGAAAAGACAAATTTGGGAATAGGTGGTCATATTCTTATTCTTGATGATGAAGATTCTCTTATTTATTCTTCAACAAAAGAGCAGTCAATGGCTAGTGAGAGTCTCAGTCTTGCTCAGCAAAAGAATTTGGGTGGGTTTAAAGCCGAAATCAATTCCCTGGGAATGTATGGAAATATTAATACACTCTCACAGACCCGTTGGCGAATTGTTTCAATTTCTAATATTGATGATATCAGCAGGGCGCAGGATCAAATGTTCCTGATTCTGTTTCTTATTCTGTTCGGGAGCATCTGTGTTACAACGATTGTGGCGATTCTTATTTCAAGACGAATCTCCCGTCCTTTGAATATCTTAAAGAAATCAATGCTCCTTATTGAAAAAGGAGATTTTTACAATCGGGTTGAAGTCTCAGGACAAAAGGAAATTGTTCAGCTGGCAAATTCCTTTAATAGTATGATTGATGAAATCAGGTCTCTTATGGACCGGGTTGTTGATGAGCAGCGTGAAAAGAGAAAAACAGAACTGGTGGCTCTTCAGAATCAGATCAACCCTCATTTTCTATACAATACCCTCGACTCCATTGTCTGGCTGGCGGAGAATGAGAAGAGTGAAGATGTAATCACAACTGTAGTGGCTCTGGCCCGTTTTTTCCGGATCAGTATTTCCAAGGGGAAAAATTTTATCTCTGTCAGGGATGAAATCTCACATATCAGGAACTACCTGACTATTCAGAAAATCCGTTATACCGGTAAATTTGAGTATGTCGTTGAGATTGATAAAGAGATTTATGACTATCAGGTTATGAAACTTATCCTGCAGCCCCTGGTTGAAAATGCCATCTATCATGGTGTGGGAGAAGAAACCGGGCTTATAACCATAAGAGGGCATAAACAGGGACAGTTTCTGGTTTTTGAGGTTGAAAATTCCGGATATGGTATTCCCGAGGAGAAGATTAATCAGCTCTACCGTATTCTTGCCGGTGATGAAGAGGGGCACAGTGTCGGGCTCCGGAATGTGTATCAGCGCTTAAAACTGTATTACGGTGATGATGCTGATCTTATAATCAGCAGTGAGCTTGATGAGATGACAAATATTAAGTTAATGATTCCTGCGGGACTCCATAATGGGACTGATAATGAAAATAAGAAATAA
- a CDS encoding galactose ABC transporter substrate-binding protein, with protein sequence MKIRNKIGAVLFLIMALSSCDSGDKEVSLFLYNEEDLFVRKFSRQIISMAGNSFNLQSFDAQNSQILQNETIENQINEGCDLMLINPVDRLGSYSIIKRLRSEGIPVILFNREPLLKDLLLWDNTWYVGARAEQSGQMQADLVMELFGDDPENLNEYDRNRDGRIQTIILKGEQGHQDAEIRTSEVVRSFRLKGFNLDILATEVANWDRDEAYEKMGDLIKTFDGGIELVLSNNDAMALGAINRMRQSGMFADSNGNGRVDRHDEDWIPVLGIDGIDQAVEQIQEGFLYGTVLNDSATMARAIIELAEAVLSEKSLDELSFSIEEGKYIWIDYQVFTLEN encoded by the coding sequence ATGAAAATAAGAAATAAAATCGGGGCAGTACTTTTTTTGATTATGGCTCTCTCATCCTGTGATAGCGGAGATAAAGAGGTCTCTCTTTTTCTCTATAACGAGGAAGATCTTTTTGTCAGGAAATTTTCCCGGCAGATTATCTCCATGGCCGGGAATTCATTTAATCTCCAGAGCTTTGATGCCCAGAACTCTCAGATTCTACAGAACGAGACAATTGAAAATCAGATAAATGAGGGATGTGATCTTATGCTGATCAATCCTGTGGACCGCCTTGGTTCCTATTCTATTATCAAGCGTCTTCGCAGTGAAGGTATTCCTGTAATTTTGTTTAACAGAGAACCTCTTCTGAAAGATCTGCTTCTCTGGGATAACACCTGGTATGTCGGTGCAAGGGCTGAACAGTCCGGTCAAATGCAGGCAGATCTGGTTATGGAGCTTTTCGGAGATGATCCGGAGAATCTTAATGAATATGACAGAAATAGAGACGGCCGTATTCAGACAATCATCCTTAAGGGTGAGCAAGGGCATCAGGACGCTGAAATCCGAACCTCCGAAGTGGTCCGCTCCTTTAGACTCAAGGGCTTTAATCTGGATATTCTGGCTACGGAGGTCGCCAACTGGGACAGAGATGAGGCCTATGAAAAAATGGGAGATCTGATCAAAACTTTTGACGGTGGGATAGAACTGGTCCTTTCAAATAATGACGCAATGGCTCTGGGAGCCATAAACAGAATGCGCCAGAGCGGAATGTTCGCCGACAGTAATGGAAATGGACGGGTTGACCGCCATGATGAGGACTGGATTCCGGTCCTGGGAATAGACGGTATTGATCAGGCAGTGGAACAGATTCAGGAAGGTTTTCTCTATGGAACAGTTCTTAATGATTCAGCCACTATGGCCAGAGCAATAATTGAACTTGCTGAGGCTGTCCTCTCTGAGAAATCATTGGATGAGCTCTCTTTTTCCATAGAAGAGGGAAAATATATCTGGATTGACTACCAGGTCTTCACTCTGGAAAATTAA
- a CDS encoding galactose ABC transporter substrate-binding protein gives MKKTILIVLIASIAMLTGCQKKADDGKVVIGANIYNFQDNFMNGVMKPVLESYAAEKGAEIQVVDSEGQQATLNNQVDIFITKGVDVLAINLVDPASAQSIIDKAKKADIPLILFNKEGSKEAMASYDKVWYVGTDSAESGIIQGQMMVADWKAKPEMDLNGDGTVQYVMLKGEPGHPDAEARTRESVKAFTDAGIKVEQLALEADPNWSTQHGNDKMAAWLTSSFGKDIELVICNNDGMGFGAITAMKAAGVRLPIYSVDALDQALTHIAEGELDGTVLNDGKNQSIATLDLAINVAMGKAPTEGTSWKLTTDGAKAVRVAYVGVTPNNYQDFR, from the coding sequence ATGAAGAAAACGATTCTTATCGTACTTATTGCCAGTATCGCAATGTTAACTGGTTGTCAGAAAAAAGCTGATGATGGAAAAGTTGTTATCGGTGCTAACATCTATAACTTCCAGGACAATTTTATGAACGGTGTTATGAAACCTGTTCTTGAGAGCTATGCAGCCGAAAAGGGTGCTGAAATCCAGGTTGTTGACTCTGAAGGTCAGCAGGCTACTTTGAACAATCAGGTTGATATTTTCATCACAAAGGGTGTTGATGTTCTGGCTATTAACCTTGTAGATCCCGCGTCTGCTCAGTCCATTATCGACAAGGCAAAGAAAGCTGATATTCCCCTTATCCTTTTCAACAAGGAAGGATCTAAAGAAGCTATGGCTTCCTATGATAAGGTATGGTACGTAGGTACTGACTCTGCTGAATCTGGAATTATTCAGGGACAGATGATGGTAGCTGACTGGAAAGCCAAACCCGAAATGGACCTTAACGGTGACGGAACTGTTCAGTACGTTATGCTGAAAGGCGAGCCCGGTCATCCCGATGCAGAAGCAAGAACCAGAGAATCTGTAAAAGCTTTTACAGATGCCGGTATCAAAGTTGAGCAGTTGGCTCTCGAAGCAGATCCCAACTGGTCTACACAGCACGGAAATGACAAGATGGCAGCATGGCTGACATCTTCTTTCGGAAAAGACATTGAGCTGGTAATCTGTAACAATGACGGAATGGGATTTGGTGCCATCACAGCTATGAAGGCTGCCGGTGTAAGACTCCCTATCTACTCTGTAGATGCTCTTGATCAGGCTCTGACTCACATTGCAGAAGGCGAACTGGACGGTACTGTTCTTAATGACGGTAAAAACCAGTCTATAGCAACTCTTGATCTGGCAATCAATGTAGCCATGGGTAAAGCTCCTACAGAAGGAACTTCATGGAAACTGACTACTGACGGTGCAAAGGCTGTTCGTGTTGCGTATGTCGGTGTAACTCCCAATAACTACCAGGATTTCAGATAA
- a CDS encoding sugar ABC transporter ATP-binding protein — MQEEYLLRIKDVSKSFSGVKVLKKVCLNIRAGSVHSLMGENGAGKSTLMKCLFGIYRQDEGEFFLEGTQFNFEDPKHALEHGVSMVHQELNQVVQRTIIDNIWLGRYPKKHLFVDEKKMYDDTKALFRRLDIHLDPRTKLDKLSVSQRQMVEIAKAVSYNAKVIVLDEPTSSLTDNEVKMLFDIITVLKTEGVGIVYISHKMEEIFEISDEVTVLRDGNYIGTDSIEELTMEKIVNMMVGRDLEERFPPKTNVPGEVHMSVKNLTTRYRPVIKDVNFDLRRGEILGVAGLVGAGRTEMLEALFGARTLESGEIYIDGLKIDNSTPHKAINNHFALLTEERRETGIYPVADITFNSTISNVQAYKNKFGFLVDQKMKDDTDKQIGNMRIKTPNRKELIRSLSGGNQQKVIIGRWLLTNPDVLLLDEPTRGIDVGAKFEIYQLIIDLANSGKSVIVVSSEMPELLGVTNRIMVMSNGLVSGIVNTDETTQTEIFNLSAKYLNNNREAEV; from the coding sequence TTGCAAGAAGAATATTTATTGAGAATTAAGGATGTCAGCAAGTCGTTTTCCGGCGTTAAAGTACTGAAAAAAGTATGCCTGAATATACGTGCCGGGTCTGTTCATTCTCTCATGGGGGAAAACGGAGCAGGAAAGTCCACCCTGATGAAATGCCTCTTCGGTATTTACAGACAGGATGAAGGTGAATTTTTCCTTGAGGGAACACAATTTAACTTCGAGGACCCCAAGCACGCCCTTGAACATGGTGTCTCCATGGTGCACCAGGAGCTGAACCAGGTTGTTCAGCGGACAATTATTGATAACATCTGGTTGGGACGATATCCAAAAAAACATCTCTTTGTAGATGAAAAGAAGATGTATGATGATACCAAGGCTCTGTTCCGGCGCCTGGATATACATCTTGATCCACGGACAAAGCTGGATAAATTATCTGTTTCCCAGAGGCAGATGGTGGAGATTGCCAAGGCTGTATCATATAACGCCAAGGTCATTGTATTGGATGAACCAACATCTTCACTGACTGATAATGAAGTTAAAATGCTTTTCGATATCATTACTGTACTTAAAACAGAGGGTGTTGGAATTGTATATATTTCCCATAAAATGGAAGAGATCTTTGAGATTTCCGATGAAGTTACTGTACTACGTGATGGTAACTATATCGGTACTGATTCAATCGAAGAACTGACCATGGAAAAGATTGTAAACATGATGGTCGGCCGGGATCTGGAAGAACGTTTTCCTCCCAAAACCAATGTACCCGGAGAGGTGCATATGTCGGTCAAAAACCTTACAACCAGGTATAGACCTGTTATTAAGGATGTGAATTTTGACCTGCGCAGAGGTGAGATCCTCGGTGTCGCCGGACTGGTGGGAGCTGGTAGAACTGAAATGCTGGAAGCACTGTTCGGAGCCAGAACCTTGGAAAGCGGAGAGATATATATCGACGGGTTAAAGATTGACAATTCTACTCCTCATAAGGCTATCAACAACCATTTTGCACTTTTAACTGAAGAGAGAAGAGAGACAGGAATCTATCCTGTTGCTGATATTACATTTAACTCAACCATATCCAATGTACAGGCATACAAGAATAAATTCGGTTTTCTTGTAGACCAGAAGATGAAGGACGATACTGATAAACAGATTGGGAATATGAGGATTAAGACTCCCAATAGAAAGGAGCTTATCCGTTCTCTCTCCGGAGGTAATCAGCAGAAGGTTATTATCGGCCGATGGCTGCTGACCAATCCTGATGTACTGCTCCTCGATGAACCCACAAGAGGTATCGATGTAGGGGCCAAGTTTGAAATCTATCAGCTGATTATTGATCTCGCCAACAGCGGGAAATCGGTTATTGTGGTTTCATCTGAAATGCCTGAACTCCTTGGTGTCACCAATAGAATCATGGTTATGAGTAATGGATTGGTTTCGGGTATTGTAAATACTGACGAAACAACGCAAACAGAGATTTTTAATCTTTCAGCAAAATATCTGAATAATAATAGAGAGGCCGAAGTATGA
- the mglC gene encoding galactose/methyl galactoside ABC transporter permease MglC, protein MSTIGDKLFNKTKDEWKDLLINNAIYIVIFTIIMIVVIREPSFVSIPVLRNILTQSAVRLILAFGVAGIIILQGTDLSLGRSVGFAAVVSASLLQRPDYAGRFYPDMAQLPLFVPLLVAMAVCVVFSAINGWVVATFKIHPFLATMGMMITLYGILSIYFASGAPGPQPIGGHDTRYVELVTGQTMGVPNLVLIAAITAVIIWVLWNKTTFGKNMYAVGGNPEAANVSGVNVTRTTILVYVLAGVMYGLGGYLEAARIGSANNGTGFGYELDAIAACVVGGISFSGGIGKVSGAIAGVLMFTIISYGMTFIGLDQYYQYIIKGVIIVVAVSLDAKKYLKKV, encoded by the coding sequence ATGAGTACAATTGGGGATAAGCTCTTCAATAAAACAAAAGACGAGTGGAAGGATCTGTTGATTAACAATGCTATCTACATCGTTATTTTTACAATAATTATGATTGTTGTAATCAGAGAACCCTCCTTTGTATCCATACCGGTACTCAGGAATATTCTGACACAGTCAGCCGTTCGTCTGATTCTGGCTTTTGGTGTTGCAGGAATTATTATCCTCCAGGGAACAGACCTTTCTCTTGGACGTTCTGTAGGGTTTGCAGCTGTTGTTTCAGCTTCATTACTGCAGAGACCAGACTATGCCGGACGTTTCTATCCTGACATGGCACAGCTGCCTCTCTTCGTACCCCTTTTAGTGGCCATGGCAGTTTGTGTCGTCTTTTCGGCCATCAACGGTTGGGTTGTTGCAACATTTAAGATTCACCCCTTCCTTGCCACCATGGGTATGATGATCACCTTGTACGGTATCCTCTCTATCTATTTTGCATCCGGTGCTCCCGGTCCCCAACCCATAGGAGGGCATGACACCCGTTATGTGGAACTTGTCACCGGACAGACCATGGGGGTTCCTAACCTTGTTCTCATTGCCGCAATAACCGCGGTGATAATATGGGTGCTCTGGAACAAAACAACCTTTGGTAAGAATATGTATGCTGTTGGTGGAAATCCCGAAGCTGCCAATGTTTCGGGTGTAAATGTAACCAGAACAACAATCCTGGTTTATGTCCTTGCCGGTGTTATGTACGGTCTGGGCGGATATCTTGAGGCTGCCCGTATAGGTTCCGCCAACAACGGTACAGGATTCGGTTATGAGCTTGATGCCATCGCCGCCTGTGTTGTCGGCGGTATCTCCTTCTCAGGTGGTATAGGTAAGGTTTCCGGTGCAATTGCCGGAGTTCTGATGTTTACCATTATCTCCTATGGAATGACATTCATCGGATTGGACCAGTACTACCAGTACATCATCAAGGGTGTCATAATTGTAGTTGCCGTATCTCTGGATGCCAAGAAATATTTAAAGAAAGTCTGA